One segment of Nyctibius grandis isolate bNycGra1 chromosome 11, bNycGra1.pri, whole genome shotgun sequence DNA contains the following:
- the WNT1 gene encoding proto-oncogene Wnt-1, which yields MRAAALGLALRALWALALSSLSNTLAVNNSGRWWGIINVASSTNLLTDSKNVQLVLDPSLQLLSRKQRKLIRQNPGILHSVSAGLQTAIKECKWQFRNRRWNCPTSQGPNIFGKIVNRGCRETAFIFAITSAGVTHSVARSCSEGSIESCTCDYRRRGPGGPDWHWGGCSDNIDFGRLFGREFVDSSEKGRDLRFLMNLHNNEAGRMTVFSEMRQECKCHGMSGSCTVRTCWMRLPTFRAVGDVLKDRFDGASRVIYGNKGSNRASRVELHHLEPENPAHKPPSPHDLVYFEKSPNFCTYSGKTGTAGTAGRFCNSSSPGLDGCELLCCGRGYRTRTQRVTERCNCTFHWCCHVSCLNCTNTQVLHECL from the exons ATGCGAGCCGCCGCGCTGGGGCTGGCGCTCCGGGCGCTCTGGGCGCTcgccctctcctccctctccaacACGCTGGCGGTGAACAACAGCGGGCGGTGGTG GGGCATCATCAACGTGGCCTCGTCCACCAACCTGCTGACGGACTCCAAGAACGTGCAGCTGGTGCTGGaccccagcctgcagctgctgagcCGCAAGCAGCGCAAGCTGATCCGGCAGAACCCCGGCATCCTGCACAGCGTCAGCGCCGGCCTCCAGACCGCCATCAAGGAGTGCAAGTGGCAGTTCCGCAACCGCCGCTGGAACTGCCCCACCTCGCAGGGCCCCAACATCTTCGGGAAGATCGTGAACCGGG GCTGCCGGGAGACAGCCTTCATCTTCGCCATCACCAGCGCCGGCGTGACGCACTCGGTGGCCCGGTCCTGCTCCGAGGGCTCCATCGAGTCCTGCACCTGCGACTACCggcgccgcggccccggggggcCCGACTGGcactgggggggctgcagcgaCAACATCGACTTCGGGCGCCTCTTCGGGAGGGAGTTCGTGGACTCCAGCGAGAAGGGCCGTGACCTGCGCTTCCTCATGAACCTGCACAACAACGAGGCCGGGCGCATG ACGGTCTTCTCCGAGATGCGCCAGGAGTGCAAGTGCCACGGCATGTCGGGCTCCTGCACCGTGCGCACGTGCTGGATGCGGCTGCCCACCTTCCGCGCCGTGGGCGACGTCCTCAAGGACCGCTTCGACGGCGCCTCCCGCGTCATCTACGGCAACAAGGGCAGCAACCGGGCGTCGCGCGTGGAGCTGCACCACCTGGAGCCCGAGAACCCGGCCCACAAACCCCCCTCGCCCCACGACCTCGTTTACTTCGAGAAATCACCCAATTTCTGCACGTACAGTGGGAAGACGGGGACGGCGGGGACGGCCGGGCGGTTCTGCAACAGCTCCTCACCGGGGCTGGACGGGTGCGAGCTGCTGTGCTGCGGGCGCGGGTACCGCACGCGCACCCAGCGCGTCACCGAGCGCTGCAACTGCACCTTCCACTGGTGCTGCCACGTCAGCTGCCTCAACTGCACCAACACGCAGGTGCTGCACGAGTGCCTGTGA
- the ARF3 gene encoding ADP-ribosylation factor 3 isoform X1 gives MGNIFGNLLKSLIGKKEMRILMVGLDAAGKTTILYKLKLGEIVTTIPTIGFNVETVEYKNISFTVWDVGGQDKIRPLWRHYFQNTQGLIFVVDSNDRERVNEAREELMRMLAEDELRDAVLLVFANKQDLPNAMNAAEITDKLGLHSLRHRNWYIQATCATSGDGLYEGLDWLANQLKNKK, from the exons ATGGGCAACATCTTCGGGAACCTGCTGAAGAGCCTCATCGGGAAGAAGGAGATGCGGATCCTCATGGTGGGGCTGGACGCCGCCGGGAAAACCACCATCCTCTACAAGCTGAAGCTGGGCGAGATCGTCACCACCATCCCCACCATCG GGTTCAACGTGGAGACGGTGGAGTACAAGAACATCAGCTTCACCGTGTGGGACGTGGGTGGGCAGGACAAGATCCGGCCCCTCTGGCGGCATTACTTCCAAAACACCCAGG GGCTGATCTTCGTGGTGGACAGCAACGACCGGGAGCGGGTGAACGAGGCGCGGGAGGAGCTGATGCGGATGCTGGCGGAGGACGAGCTGCGGGACGCCGTCCTCCTCGTCTTCGCCAACAAGCAG gaccTGCCCAACGCCATGAACGCGGCCGAGATCACGGACAAGCTGGGCCTCCACTCCCTGCGCCACCGCAACTGGTACATCCAGGCCACCTGCGCCACCAGCGGCGACGGCCTCTACGAGGGCCTCGACTGGCTCGCCAACCAGCTCAAGAACAAGAAGTGA
- the ARF3 gene encoding ADP-ribosylation factor 3 isoform X2, with the protein MGNIFGNLLKSLIGKKEMRILMVGLDAAGKTTILYKLKLGEIVTTIPTIGLIFVVDSNDRERVNEAREELMRMLAEDELRDAVLLVFANKQDLPNAMNAAEITDKLGLHSLRHRNWYIQATCATSGDGLYEGLDWLANQLKNKK; encoded by the exons ATGGGCAACATCTTCGGGAACCTGCTGAAGAGCCTCATCGGGAAGAAGGAGATGCGGATCCTCATGGTGGGGCTGGACGCCGCCGGGAAAACCACCATCCTCTACAAGCTGAAGCTGGGCGAGATCGTCACCACCATCCCCACCATCG GGCTGATCTTCGTGGTGGACAGCAACGACCGGGAGCGGGTGAACGAGGCGCGGGAGGAGCTGATGCGGATGCTGGCGGAGGACGAGCTGCGGGACGCCGTCCTCCTCGTCTTCGCCAACAAGCAG gaccTGCCCAACGCCATGAACGCGGCCGAGATCACGGACAAGCTGGGCCTCCACTCCCTGCGCCACCGCAACTGGTACATCCAGGCCACCTGCGCCACCAGCGGCGACGGCCTCTACGAGGGCCTCGACTGGCTCGCCAACCAGCTCAAGAACAAGAAGTGA
- the FKBP11 gene encoding peptidyl-prolyl cis-trans isomerase FKBP11, with amino-acid sequence MPPPAALLLLALLLPPPARAAGTETETGDRELRLETLVPPPEGCTELSAPGDTVHVHYTGTLEDGRVIDTSLGRDPLQVELGKRQVIPGLEQSLLDMCVGEKRRAVIPPQLAYGKRGSPPAIPGDAVLRFEVELVGLSRASYWQKVVNEVLPVLCLGLVPALLGLIGYHLYRKASSPRLSKKKLKEEKRNKTKKK; translated from the exons atgccgccccccgccgcgctccTGCTCCtggcgctgctgctgccgccgcccgcccgcgccgccgggACCGAAACCGAAACCGGCGACCGGGAGCTGCGGCTGGAGACGCTC GTGCCCCCCCCCGAGGGCTGCACGGAGCTGTCGGCGCCGGGGGACACGGTGCACGTCCACTACACG GGCACGCTGGAGGACGGCCGGGTCATCGACACCTCGCTGGGCCGGGACCCGCTCCAGGTGGAGCTGGGCAAGCGCCAAGTGATCCCCG gcCTGGAGCAGAGTCTGCTGGACATGTGTGTGGG GGAGAAGCGGAGGGCCGTCATCCCCCCTCAGCTGGCCTACGGCAAGCGGGGCTCCCCTCCCGCCATCCCAG gTGACGCCGTGCTGCGGTTCGAGGTGGAGCTGGTCGGTTTGTCCCGGGCCAGTTACTGGCAGAAGGTGGTGAACGAGGTGCTGCCCGTGCTGTGCCTGGGGCTAGTGCCGGCGCTGCTGGGGCTCATCGGCTACCACCTGTACCGCAAGGCCAGCAGCCCCCGGCTCTCCAAGAAGAAGCtcaaggaggagaagaggaacaaaaccaaaaagaaataa
- the CCDC65 gene encoding dynein regulatory complex subunit 2, producing the protein MDCKDSVIESLAKDLEEAEKQHARALRSHLHNVDRLLQLQRSRLACLEEGYGAQLEALRMEFEAERGTILEQHERESCYLQDMALAAGQSYAENDREDTLNFQSARDDIKNKSLQEQHYSRAQLGGRVAALREQLQKVAQDYMEATKKQQVAFEMLREKDEKSSREIEMQTKKLQKLQELVAATKGRIAARLREGEEQTQRAREEKEKLLGQLQELKSELSQARAKAHGSLATLTVQSGAALAALARVVRKAERILRLAEMCRRLETEEEKVLPFYPSSLAEGEQRDAQRVLEEPPAEPLAQAARDYAGLERFWQRFNKVKLEEQALERERAVLGRRNRCLRVLLGQYLAGIAVSQEVLSQLNPLLDVEHKSRVPRALPRAGGGRA; encoded by the exons ATGGACTGCAAGGACAGCGTCATCGAG TCCCTGGCCAAGGACCTGGAGGAGGCGGAGAAGCAGCACGCCCGCGCCCTGCGCAGCCACCTCCACAACGTCGACcgcctgctgcagctccagcgcAGCCGCCTGGCCTGCCTGGAGGAGGGCTACGGCGCCCAGCTGGAGGCCCTGAGGATGGAGTTCGAGGCTGAGAG AGGGACCATCCTCGAGCAGCACGAGCGAGAAAGCTGCTACCTGCAGGACATGGCGCTGGCCGCGGGGCAGAGTTACGCCGAGAACGACCGCGAGGACACGCTGAATTTCCAGAGCGCCCGGGACGACATCAAAAACAag agcctgcaggagcagcactACAGCCGCGCGCAGCTGGGCGGGAGGGTGGCGGCGCTGCGGGAGCAGTTGCAGAAGGTCGCGCAGGACTACATGGAGGCCACCAAGAAGCAGCAGGTGGCTTTCGAGATGCTGAGGGAGAAGGACGAGAAGAGCTCCAGGGAGATAGAGATGCAGACGAAGAAGCTGCAAAAGCTCCAG gagctggTGGCGGCCACCAAGGGCCGGATCGCGGCTCGCCTCCGGGAGGGCGAGGAGCAGACGCAGCGCGCgcgggaggagaaggaaaagctcCTGGGGCAGCTCCAGGAGCTCAAGAGCGAGCTGAGCCAGGCCAGGGCGAAGGCCCACGGCAGCCTGGCCACGCTCACGGTGCAGAGCGGCGCGGCCCTGGCGGCGCTGGCGCGGGTGGTGAGGAAG gccGAGCGCATCCTACGGCTGGCCGAGATGTGCCGCAGGCTGGAGAcggaggaggagaaggtgctgCCCTTCTACCCCTCCTCGCTGGCggagggggagcagagggaCGCCCAGCGGGTCCTCGAGGAGCCGCCCGCGGAGCCCCTGGCTCAG GCTGCGCGGGACTACGCGGGGCTGGAGCGCTTCTGGCAGCGGTTCAACAAGGTGAAGCTGGAGGAGCAGGCGCTGGAGCGGGAGCGGGCGGTGCTGGGCCGCAGGAACCGGTGCCtgcgggtgctgctggggcagtACCTGGCGGGGATAGCGGTCAGCCAGGAGGTGCTCAGCCAACTCAACCCGCTCCTCGACGTCGAGCACAAGAGCCGCGTCCCCAGGGCCTTGCCCCGCGCCGGAGGTGGCCGCGCATGA